Part of the Chanodichthys erythropterus isolate Z2021 chromosome 13, ASM2448905v1, whole genome shotgun sequence genome is shown below.
aaagatttattaaaaaaattttacTTAAATTTCCACAGACCACCTTGTGGTTTTCTGAAAATCCTTGGTTATGGGTTATGTATAGtgtattttatgaaaaataaaggtaacactttagtatggggaacactTCTCACtgttaactagttgcttattagcttgcatattgactgtttattagtacttatttcGCCAAGAATGCCTTAATATGCATGACCAAATTCTATAACACTATATCCTACCCTCAACCTAACCTTAAATgctacaacaactaccttactaactattaataagcagtaaatgaaggcccggtttcacagacagggcttacactaagccaggattaggtctTGCTTTAATTAGGGTACTTAAGTGGCTTTTatgcactgacatattttaggATATGTCAgggcaagttactttcagttaaaacagctcaaacatgtatcttagtctaggactagcttaagccttgtctgtgaaactgggtgTAAgtgtttattgaggcaaaagtcgtagttaacagtgaatatgtgttccccatacaagtgttaccaaaataaaaattcttgtGGTTTTATGTATTAAGACaggtttttttctgtcattcacAGGTAAGGTTGGATCTGGGCTCTGGAGAGCAGATCCTTCTCTCAGACAGTGGAACCCAGCTAAATGATCTGGCCTGGCACACTGCAGAGCTTCTCCATGAAATCTATAATGTCACACTGACTGTGGACAACCATTCCAAGACCAGCCTGCGAATGCCAGGCCCAGAGCGAGAGCTGCACATCAACGATGGTCTATATGTGGGTGGTACGGGAGGTTTGGATCAAGCTTATCTGTCCAGCGATCTCAATGGGTTCCGTGGTTGCCTCGATGAAGTAATATTTAATCAGCACAATCTACTTTCATCGCTGAGGTCCTACTCTGGATTCAAGAATGTTTATGAGGTTTCCCTAGGATGCAGCCCACAGTTTTTTGCCAATGAGGATGACCCGATCAGTTTTTTCAGCTCACAGGCTTACATATCCCTACCTCCTTGGACGGCTCAACATGAGTGGGCTTTTGAATGTTCAATCCACACATCAGCTGAAGAAGGGATCATCATGTACAGCTCAGCTCGACAGGGAGATTTTGTCGCCCTGGAGATCCAGAAAGGTCTCCTTCTTGCTGTGGTTGGTAAAGATGGAAGTAAAACAGAACTACGTTCCCTCACCTTCATCAACGACAACAAATGGCATGATGTTAAGCTCTTTTTCACTCCAAAAAGCCTCCAACTCACAGTAGATGGAGAGACTGGAAAGTCCATCATAAGCTCAAGGTCAAAAGCCTTTCATCTGAAAGGTTTCCTTTTCCTTGGGGGAATCGATGACGGCACACGTTCTGAGGTCAGAAAGGTGGGTCTTTCCTCGGTAGCAGGGAAGCGTGTTAAAGGTGGCTCCTTCAAAGGATGCTTCAGagacattaaaataaatcaagtCAAAATGGGTCTCCCCAATGCTGTGGTAACCAAAGACATCTCTGTTGGCTGTGATCCTGAAAAGGAGCTGGATATAAGCACCACAGTGAGCCCAACAACCCTTCCCATGATCCTCGTTGATTCTGTCACTCAGCTGCCACCCACCGATGTGTCCACCCTAGCCAAAGGTCTTGTCAAGAAGTACGGACACAGTTTTCTACAGCTTAAGAACCTTGTTGTCCCGGAAGGGGGTCGGGGAGCCTTGGATTCTAAGCATATTAAAGTAAACCTCGATTTCAAGAAGCTTGGCATCCGTCAGTCTCAGATCATCTTTAGGATTGAAGAGCAGCCGGTGCATGGTCAACTTAGGCTTGATGTAGACCAAGATCAGGCTGAGCATACATTCAGCATGTTGGATTTGTGGCACGGCAGGGTGATGTACATCCATGGGGGATCTGAAGACCCACAGGACTACTTCATGTTCTCTGTATTCTCCAATAGCAGAAAGGAGGTGCCAAGCTATCTGAAGGGACACAAGTTGTACCGATATAATGTCACTGTTACACCAACCAATGATGCTCCTGAGTTGAGTCTACCTGAGGGGAATCTGTTTATTCTTCTGGAGAACTCCAAGAAGAGACTGACCACTGATGTTCTGAAGGCCATAGACATTGACAGCAATTACACAGAccttttttattcagtgttagGGAACCTTAATGCTGATGCAGGATATTTGGAGAATGAAAACAATGCTGGTACACCAGTAACTTCTTTCTCCCATTCAGCTCTTGTAGATGGTAAGATAAATTATGTCCACACGGGTGTGAGGAACTCTAGGATTGTGTTAAGAGTCAGTGATGGAGAGAAGGTGAGTAACACAGTGGTGCTTAGAATAATGGCTGTGGGACTTGAGTATAAAATCTCCAATAACACGGGTCTGGAAGTGACTCAAGGAGAGATGTTTCTGTTAAGCACCAACCAGCTGGCTGTCTGGACAAATGCATTCAAGCAGGTGGTTGACATTCGTTATGATGTAATTGAGCCACCAAGATTTGGTGAGCTCCAAAGGATGCACTCAAGTGGAGAGTGGAAGATCACCAGCTCGTTTTCCCAAAGAGTTCTTGAAAAGGAGCGTTTGAGGTACCTCAGCACCTACCAGTCCATTCAAACAAGTAATAGTACTGACCACTTCAAGTGTAAAGTAACTGTGGCCTCCAGAGCTACTGAAGAACTAGTGTTTCCCATAAAGGTAAAGTGGATAAACTACACAATCGAGAACAATGAACCCGTAGAGCTGGACAAAATCACGAAAGCTGTAATTGACCCTGAGCATCTGTATGCAACAGCACACGGTGTGAGCTTGTCTGAGGATGAGCTTTGTTTTAGATTGTTGACTTTACCAAAAAGAGGAATAATTGAAGTGAATAATGCCAAGTTGGATGTGAATTCCACATTTTGTCAAAGGGATATCACAAATCTGAAAGTCAAATACCAACTTGTGGAAAGATCGTATGAGGACACCAGTGATGAATTTGTTTTCCATGTATTCTCAAAGCATGCACATTCTGCTAGtcacatttttagaattaatATTAAAGCCGATGTCAACAGCATCTTCATGACAAACAATGGGCTGTCACTTCTTGAAGGTGAAAGCAAACTCATCACAAAGGATGAATTGTTTGCTGAAACTCTAAGCACTAAGAAAATGTACTATACGATCACAAAGATGCCACACCATGGGAAGCTAATGCGAATCAACTTGTCCAACTCTACCAAAGACTTTGACAATATTATGTCCTTTACCAATCAGGATGTTCTAGAGGAACGTATTATGTATGTTCATGATGACAGTGAAACAACTCTTGATAGTTTTACCTTCATAGCCTCCACAGGTACAGAAACCAAGTTTTCTATAAGAGATAATGACATTGGCTCCAAGGAAGGCATTTTTAACATCTCAATACAGCTGGTTAATGATGAGAAACCCATCCGCATTGTAGACAAAGTTTTTCATGTTGTCAGAAATGGACAGAGATTACTTACACTCGATGACCTTTGCTACCATGACGCAGATTCAGACTTTAGTGATGGGCAGCTTGTTTACACCCGCCGTGGAATCCCGATGGGGGATTTGGTTCTTGTAAATGACACGTCACATAAGCTGTACCACTTTCGCCAAGAAGATTTGGAACAGAAACGGGTGCTGTTCATTCACCATGGGATGAACTCTGGTCGTTTTGTCCTCTTTGTATCAGATGGCAAGCACTATGTGTCCTCTCTGTTGGATATTAGCGCACAGGATGCTTATTTAAAAATTGGCAACAACACAGGCCTGTTGGTTCAGAAAGGGCAAGCCAAGACGCTTAGTAATGCTAACTTTAGTGTGGATACAAATCTTGACATCCGAAATGACGATGAAATAATATTCAAAGTCCAAGAGGCTCCAAAACATGCCAGTCTGTATTTAAAAGACAGCAAGACAGAGTCATTCACCCAGAATGACCTGAGAAATGGTTACTTGTCTTATCATCATGACAACAGTAAGAATCTTGCTGATGTTTTTACACTCCTGGTGGAAGCAAAAGACCTTCGACTTGATGTTAAAATTCATGTGAAGGTGTACCTGGAAAGCCATCAAAGGCCACCCATCATCCTTCATAACAAATCCTTGCTGGTGGAGGAGGGGAAACCAGTCAAGATCGAGAGCAGTAAACTCAAGGTAAATAAATATCAACATCAGTTATAGATTTTATTGGGCAATTGTTAGCAATATATTGCTGTTTCAAGGGAATTCTGTTATAGGTTAATATCCAATCACCAATCACAGGTTTTTGTTTAGTTGTTTGAAGCTACTATGTTCATGAATAAGAATAAGTGAATGAATAAGACTTTCCATTGCTACATATGAACCATTTAGGATTAATGATTGACTTTAATAAATCGGACTTTCTGATTTTATGAGAGAGGATAAAATTCGGAGTAGCATACTAGAATACTATGCTAATATGCTGTTTTATGAGTACTTGTTGAGAAAAGTAGCTTGTTACTGGAAAGAGCTAAAAAtctgctgaaaataaaaatgtagttaaaggagtagttcactttaaaatgaaaattaccctaagatttactcaccctcaagccatcctagttgtatttgactttattctttctgatgaacacaatcggagttatattcaTGAATATCCTGATGCGTCCAAGctatataatggcagtgaatgggaccaacgagtatgaagctcaagaaagtgcatccatccatcaaaaatGTACTCCACGCGGCTTCTGGGGGTAAATAGAGGCATTCTGAAGCGTACATTTTTGATGAGTAAatttttgatggatggatgcactttcttgagcttcatactcattgtCAAAAGCGAtacgtttgtgtaagaaaaatatccatatttaacaagttataaagtaaaatatctagcttccgccaggcTGCCTTCCTTATTtaacttacaaagaaagtgtaacgactcttgcagttcaaaacgcttatgctacgtcctacgccttcattattcaacttacgaaaaaagcgTAACTGAAGCAACATAAGTTAcacttttttcgtaagttgaatacagaaggctgtctggcggaagctagatattgtactttataacttgttaaatatggatatttttcttacataaaCACAtggcttcacttcagaaggcctttattaaccccccggagccttGTGGAGTACATACTCCTTGGTGCcgtgcactgccattatataGCTTGGACGCGTCacaatatttattaaaggtgccctcgaatgaaaaattgaatttatcttggcatagttaaataacaagagttcagtacatggaaatgacatacagtgagtctcaaactccattgtttcctccttatataaatctcatttgtttaaaagacctccaaagaacaggcgaatctcaacataacactgactgttacgtaacagtcggggtgtacgccccaatatttgcatatgccagcccacgtttccaacattataaaaggcattagacaagggcagccagtattaacgtctggatgtgcacaaccaaatcatcagactaggtaagcaaacaagaacaatagcgaaaaatggcagacatgatatttttagtgatatttgtaatatgtctttctaaatgtttcattagcatgttgctaatgtacagttaaatgtggttaaagttaccatcgtttcttactgtattcacggagacaagagagccttcgctattttcattattaaacacttgcagtctgtataatacataaacacaacttcattctttataaatctctccaacagtgtagcattagccgttagccacggagcatagcctcaaactcattcagaatcaaatgtaaacaatataacagtatacaatactcacataatccgacgcatgcatgccgcatgcatgacgaacactttgtaaagatccattttgagggttatattagctgtgtaaactttgtgaaggcactgtttaaggcaagcgcaagctctgtgggcggagagcacaggatttaaaggggccgcagcataaaATCGGcgcgtttataatgatgccccaaaataggcagttaaaaaaagtaattaaaaaaaatctatggggtattttgagctgaaacttcacagacacattcaggggacaccttagacttatattacatcttttaaaaacataatttagggcaccttttattaatataactccgattgtgttcatcagaaagaagaaagtcaaatacacctaggatagcttgagagtgagtaaatcttggggtaattttcatttttaagtgaactaatcctttaagttagtAGTGTTGCTACTTGTAGTTAGTTGTTGCCCAACACTGAATGTTagatacagaaataaaatattatgtcTGTTTTTCTTCAGGTGACTCATGAGGCTAGTTCACCCTCAGAAATAACTTTCACCATCAAAGTTGCTCCATCTCATGGCTATTTACGGCATTTTATTGAGAGTAAAGATCAGTACCAAGGAACACTAGAGGACCCATTAGTGACCTTTTCCCAGCAGGATGTTAATGATGGCAACATTCAGTATGTACAGGTGGCACCTGGCCAAGAGAGTGATTCATTCACCCTGGAGGCCAGCAACGGGGTCGCAGAGGTCAGTGACATCATCATGTCTGTGGATATCATCCCACGCCTTATACCCATTGAGGTATCCAATATCACCCTGAAGGAAGGGGCATCTAAAGCTCTCACAGAGGACATCATCAGAGTTACAAACCCACATTTCTCAGGCCTCAATTTTGTGTACTACGTCTCAGAGGGTCCCCTCCATGGCCGCATTGAGAATTCACGTTTTCCTGGGATTTCCACAACTTACTTTACAAGGAAGCAGGTACATTTTTCTAATTCTGAACATATTATATTGAAAGATATGATAGATTATGAAAAgacaattactttattatatttatttatgttagaggtttatttttttttttaaatgttaatcttTAGTCACTTTTTCTCTTTGTAAAATGTagatattgttgtttttaaatggcAGGTGGAGCAGgagtttatttattatatcCACGACAACACCGAAACCTTGGAGGACCACTTTACTGTCACAGCAAATGACACAGACCTGCGAAAACACAGTGCACCGTGGACTGTGCATGTCCAGATCACAGCCGTCAATGACGAGCCTCCAGCCATTACAGCCAACAGGGTTCTCAGGGTGAGATTACTATATATAAACCTCTTTTTATGACTGAGGTTAGCTGAGGTTCAAGTCCTGAGAATGTTTTATGGAGTATGAAAACTCTGTGGAGATCTGGATAAAAGATGTTGAAATTTGTGtactgttttaatattttattttgtgttttctgaCATTCCCTTTGTTCTCCATCAGTCAAAGAAGAATAGAGACGAGTACAGAGTTGTTTCTGAGACCCATAAGACCAAGCTACTCATTGTACACATGAAAATTATTGGCTTTAACTTCAAGAGAAGTCTAAGTCACAGATCACAGACCAGTGACAGTCAAATGGGCTGCTCCACATGCTTCAGATTCCTCAAGACATTTCAGTGTCATGCTTTTGAACTTTAGGGATTTGTCAGCTTTCAGTAGGTTTTCCTCTAGCTTTAATTATTGAAATGGTTTTGCTTGTTGatttcaaacacaactatttaaatatttataatgccCACAAGGTGGCTCACTACTGATTTTAGTTCAGTGTTTTGTAGGGGTTGAACGACTTGATTAAAGTCGAGTCGACGCTGACTAGTCGATGATGGAGtaaggtgaccagatttctgaaatggaaaccAGGGACATTTCCTATTTGAATGGTCAAAATACCACCAAAATCTCATCTGTTATTatcaatttattaaaaaaacggagacaatacatttttgaacgtttttgtttttaattgatgTGGGTTCcttatattattacattaataattattatgatttagtttgattattaggatttttgttctggttttaatacaattcaccaaaaaaaactATTACACGATTAATAAAAGCACTGTAAAAGCAGTTTAAAACAATATGCCTGCTATGACAGAAGTACGACTTTACAAAAGgacattacattacaaaattaaaacaacataaatataacataagataaataaaatggcatttaacaaatatttaacattattgaatttaatatttacattttctcaagctgtttttactgtatacaGAAATTACAACTGTTAACTATTAACTATTTTaactattattttgcattttatacTTATTTTAAGCACAAAGTAAGTTGCAcgtgtattatttattttattttatattcatatcTGAGTGTATCTTCACCACGTGATATGCGTAACTTTTGTGGACGTTTAAAATTGTTCAAAACAATCTCGCACCCTGTTGAGGCCctgttataaaacatacaaacagtattactttaatttaacatgaacaGTTAGCATGTTACTACCTTGAAACCGataacagtgtttattttgatatttgatatcTGTACAGATATGATGTGACATGCaggc
Proteins encoded:
- the cspg4ba gene encoding chondroitin sulfate proteoglycan 4, whose translation is MRAILLNGLLLLFVGLAQGASFYGDGFVQLKGTETSSRNTLHVRFRTSSLSGLLFLAAGQNDFLLLEMNAGRLQVRLDLGSGEQILLSDSGTQLNDLAWHTAELLHEIYNVTLTVDNHSKTSLRMPGPERELHINDGLYVGGTGGLDQAYLSSDLNGFRGCLDEVIFNQHNLLSSLRSYSGFKNVYEVSLGCSPQFFANEDDPISFFSSQAYISLPPWTAQHEWAFECSIHTSAEEGIIMYSSARQGDFVALEIQKGLLLAVVGKDGSKTELRSLTFINDNKWHDVKLFFTPKSLQLTVDGETGKSIISSRSKAFHLKGFLFLGGIDDGTRSEVRKVGLSSVAGKRVKGGSFKGCFRDIKINQVKMGLPNAVVTKDISVGCDPEKELDISTTVSPTTLPMILVDSVTQLPPTDVSTLAKGLVKKYGHSFLQLKNLVVPEGGRGALDSKHIKVNLDFKKLGIRQSQIIFRIEEQPVHGQLRLDVDQDQAEHTFSMLDLWHGRVMYIHGGSEDPQDYFMFSVFSNSRKEVPSYLKGHKLYRYNVTVTPTNDAPELSLPEGNLFILLENSKKRLTTDVLKAIDIDSNYTDLFYSVLGNLNADAGYLENENNAGTPVTSFSHSALVDGKINYVHTGVRNSRIVLRVSDGEKVSNTVVLRIMAVGLEYKISNNTGLEVTQGEMFLLSTNQLAVWTNAFKQVVDIRYDVIEPPRFGELQRMHSSGEWKITSSFSQRVLEKERLRYLSTYQSIQTSNSTDHFKCKVTVASRATEELVFPIKVKWINYTIENNEPVELDKITKAVIDPEHLYATAHGVSLSEDELCFRLLTLPKRGIIEVNNAKLDVNSTFCQRDITNLKVKYQLVERSYEDTSDEFVFHVFSKHAHSASHIFRINIKADVNSIFMTNNGLSLLEGESKLITKDELFAETLSTKKMYYTITKMPHHGKLMRINLSNSTKDFDNIMSFTNQDVLEERIMYVHDDSETTLDSFTFIASTGTETKFSIRDNDIGSKEGIFNISIQLVNDEKPIRIVDKVFHVVRNGQRLLTLDDLCYHDADSDFSDGQLVYTRRGIPMGDLVLVNDTSHKLYHFRQEDLEQKRVLFIHHGMNSGRFVLFVSDGKHYVSSLLDISAQDAYLKIGNNTGLLVQKGQAKTLSNANFSVDTNLDIRNDDEIIFKVQEAPKHASLYLKDSKTESFTQNDLRNGYLSYHHDNSKNLADVFTLLVEAKDLRLDVKIHVKVYLESHQRPPIILHNKSLLVEEGKPVKIESSKLKVTHEASSPSEITFTIKVAPSHGYLRHFIESKDQYQGTLEDPLVTFSQQDVNDGNIQYVQVAPGQESDSFTLEASNGVAEVSDIIMSVDIIPRLIPIEVSNITLKEGASKALTEDIIRVTNPHFSGLNFVYYVSEGPLHGRIENSRFPGISTTYFTRKQVEQEFIYYIHDNTETLEDHFTVTANDTDLRKHSAPWTVHVQITAVNDEPPAITANRVLRVWVDSVTEITSEDLNAEDEDTIPEQLEYIITQPSNGHLALKTAPNRPIMNFTQAHIDQRQLLFVHSGPMAGGFNFQVNDGVNFAPRQIFSITARALVLTLEKAGPLKVFPGSLSLISNNILQAITNDDTGIANRTIYFTVINPPKFGKLVSLLADKTTTDISSFTQQMVDASQVAYQQSHGTSLGWAALDKFSFTVSSPPAMLETQTFDIDISYENNGPEQTSVLLKNKAVEVTEGGKVLIDKSMLDASNLMTKQPESKRSSYEVWYQVTSLPQHGVIVVGERNLTKEKPNFSQFILNKYGITYHHDNSETTRDHFDFDVYLNLKSKPPSRPLDTEVVSETFNITIIPINDQPPVLKTKAPSLKVVQGDTVAIGPNNLSVVDLDNPPTEIQYTVISKPSNGFLAIAERLNESVDSFSQAQINNKEVLFVHDGSPSSGAFYFSVTDGHHRPLYKLFNLEVIEITVSLVNNTEVLLDQGHTSVTLTRSHLAAVTNGKNTTVHYKITVPPQYGKLLLDNEEVTVFSQDDLQAEKLRYHMVNLDSSHDNFEFVAFTSEANLTNQVVNITVKPLIKYTEGATFPNGIRIKLKPHLLNVSELALLSGDDPLFEITSLPENGRIVRAISGKGRKAESVSFFTFSELQQEKLAIELKANLTGVHEVNDSFRFVLKAKNVQPANGIFVFSIIPHVPTLEMSTMIPKSTIRPVFRNQTAAMSLFPSSTPPSVHTTQRVTKSGSRSKGRNRWGISNSIDMGTTNLKPTHGVEEIYPINNNPVKVESVSQTGSSSNSMIILLPLIALLLLVIIVVISVLLLRRKQRKKPKPLKSTSGPQPDSPSHQDQLQWPATVPVVTVTPLTTRNAGSSAITRLQTRSENSHYGPSMSLCSFEDLEPEVSQLCRTTNPTLRNNQYWV